The genomic window GTACATAGATAAGGACACTCACCCCCTTACagctgaaataaaaaaatgttcaaacaAAATGTACAAAAAACAACCCCTCTCTTAATGGGAACccacccaatcaatgaaatctattAACATTGAAGGATcatcttttataaacaatttgGTCTCCAAccaaagtaaataaacaaaagaagctTTCAGCCTTTACATGGACAACACACCTTCAAAGGCAATTCTATTCCATGCTTTCCAAACTGGTCAAAACAAGCATAAAGGGCCCACTTTCCAAACTGTCTTACGCTTTTTGCCCACCCAAACCCCATTCCATCCCAAGAGGGTTTCCATTTCCGAGGAAGGAAACACCCAATACACTCCAAACAATGTGAAGAACAACTCCCACACATCCCTTGTCTTTTCGTAATGGAGAATAATAAACTTCTCATGCGCTTGGcacaaaaaacatctatttgctaaaACCCATCCCCTCTTTTGAATTTGGTCCAAAGTTAGAACTTTTCCTcatgaagcttcccaagcaaagaaactaaCTTTTGGCTGCACACGAGTTCCATATTATATTCATTGGGATATAAATTGATGAGTCTGACTCTAAAGCTTTGTAAAGGGACTTTACCAAGAAGTTGCCATCTTTCGACTCCAACCGCCTTAccctatcctcctcatccaAAAACACTCTCTTTCCACACAAGCGCCCCAACCAGTTTCCTCCctcatccaactcccaatcattgaagggcCTAGTGAAACGAGGGTTCCAACTCCCTCCCCTTTCCCCACTTGCTGAATCGGTCTTTACATCTTTTACCTAAGCCTCTTTGGGAGCAGCTAAGGCAAAGTGCTTCGAATTAGGGTAGTTTTCCCTCCTTTTGGAAATGTgttgtctcttccacatggtCAACCTTCTGTGAAACCTCTCTTTCACACCATCCCAAGCTTCCACTAATTTAAACAATGCACCAAAGGGAGGCCCAAGTAAGTGGACGAAAGACTACCCACCTTGCATCCAAACTCATACGCAAGGTCATCAATATTTTCCACCCTTCCTACAGTAATTAATTCACTTTTATCCAAGTTTATTCTCCATCCCAAAATGGCCTTAAACCACATAAGCAAGCAGCAAAGGTAGGTTATCTTATCTTGAGAGGCTTGGCAAAATATCAGGGTGTAATAcgcaaacaacaaatgaaaaatCTGAACCCCTTCTCCGCTCCTTCCTTTCACTTTACAGCTTGATAAAAAACCTCCATCCATTGCCCTTTTTAAAAGGCAACTGAATGCCTCCGTTGATAAAATATTGGTACCATGACATGAAATTTGCATAGTGTTGATTGTAAGTATGgatatatcaaatttaaaatttaatgaaataaaagtttatttaaacattaatattcaatatgcatattttattattgaccaatattactaattttattataaaatatgcaTATTGAATATTAATGtctaaatagaaattttatttcattaaattttaatgttttgcAACACATTAAATTACATTTAATACTGACAAGATGATCTATGATGTTCAAAAGTactttaaaatgttaaaaaaattggaagtgCGCGATtgttttttgcccttttttatgtagtagttttaaaaaaaatatttgtaatcaTGTTTACAAGTTCATACTtgaatttaaaacataaatgaGAACATCTTGAGGATATTATTATAGTGATTTTTATATTTGCAATAtgtaatttgatgaaatttgaatatgtatattaacataattaaaatttatttattatttttgttgtagGAGGTGGTTGAATTTTTTTGTCTTGGAAACTGACCACAGGgacaaaaacaataatatatgtTTAATAAGTGATGTGTTATAAATAACACTTTGGTATGATGGTACTTATCATAATTTCCTCATAGGAAGTGCTAATTTTTTAGtgctaattttttatattaccaAAAAACGAGCGaaatattgtgataaaattggataaatatCACGATAAATTGCCATTTTCGATATTACCAAAAATGGGCAAAATATCATGATAATGTTGGAGAAATATCGCAATAAATTCTTGAAGTGAACGGCCTAGATTCAATATcactaatatttgaaaaattggtaaaatatattgataaaatcaGAGAAAATTCCCATGTTTCCTTTGGTTGGTGCCAAAAATTGGCCCaaaattctatgattttttctgGCATTTGCATCCTTGCTTGCATGTGCATGGCAAACAGCCTTCTTGTCTTGAGCCCAAGAAGCATGTCTAGCCTACATCTGTTGCCAACCTTATAATGCTCAGTTTGCCCAACATCTTGTGTTGGCTCAACACCCTGCATTTTCTCAGCTCACAGCCTAGTGTTGTCTCAGCCCATGGCCTTTTATTGCCCCACCCCATGGCCTAACATTGTCACAGAATAATTGATATTAGTTGAAAGAAATTAGCTTgttcttattcttattattgttattattattattttgatgattGGGAATGGGGTTGGATGGTTGTGTAATGGGCTAGTCTTAATATTCAGAGTTAAAGTGATGTAACATGGACTCTCAAGAACAAAGAACCAAGTTGCAGCAGAGAGCAAGTTTTCAATATGAAGGTGTGGTGCACAGTCTTAGGACAAGTCAAATAGTTAATATTTGGTTAAATAAAACTACCTTTTGATGTTTTTGGCCTAAAAATTAGCAACAAAACCTTATTTTGCTCAATTAGACATTGGATGCATTTAGGGTGGACTCTCAAACAAAGGACCAAGTTACAGAAGTATTGAGTTGCAACATAGAGAAGTTTTCAATATGAAAGACCAAGACAAATTGTACCAAAAAATGAGGTGCATAGGCTTAGGTCAAACTAAGTAATTAATGTTAGTAAAAAGAAAGGGTTTAATACACTTTACCCCATCAACCTATCCCGTGTTTTGCGCATTGCTCCTTTAGGTTTAAAATCGAACACATTGCATCCCATGCTTCTTAAATTACAGCACTTTGCCTTGATTATTGAACGGTGTTAGTTTTAGTGGATGGAAATGTTACGTGTTGTGCACGTGACTGATGAATGAAGGGTAATCTGGAAAATTTCAGCCCCAAAAAAGCCTGAAACAGGGAGCTTCGTCTTCATTCTTCATTCAAAGCCCTAACCCATTGAAGCCTTAAAAGCCCCAAGAAATTCAAAGCCCTATAATCCGGGAAGTAGAGCTTTGTGAAGAAATGCAGTTGCAAGAGTAATGGAGGATCCTCTGTTCATTGCTATTGTGGTAAGGAGGCCCGTCTTATGAAATCTTGGCTATTGTGAAGAGACAcctttgaaaaggaaaattcttaGCTATGAAAAGGAAACCCTAAACACCTAAATTTATTCCCTTTCATGAAATTTCTCAACTATGAAAAGGATACTGTAACTTTAAacacctcaaatttatttttcccaaatttaattagttatcaaaccaaaaccctaaccctaaacactCAAAATTTTATCAGTTATTCTCTTTGCTGATATTTTCCTAgccattaaaaaagaaaaaattcaagcAAAACATTGGAAGAAAAACGAAATTTACTGTTAAAATCCATTCCAATCGAACTCTCAGCCCTTTGATGTATGCATTGGGTATTTAGGGCTTTTAGGGTTTCAATGGGTAGGGCTTTGAACGAAGACGGAACTTGAGAGCTGTTTGGGGCTTTTTTGGGGCTAAGATTTTCTAGATTCACCCTTCATTCGTCAGTTATGTGCACAACATGTGACATTTTCCATCCACTAAAACTAACACCGTTCAACGATCAAGGCAGAGTGCTACAATTTAAGAAGCATGGGGTGCAATGTATTCGATTTTAAACCTAAAGGGGCAATGTGCAAGACACGGGATAGGTTGAGGGGGCAAAGTGTATTAAACCCAAAAAGAAATTgtcttttgatgtttttgttttACAACTTTACAATAAAACTTGTTTTCCTCAATTAGCATTCCTCAACAGAAGTCTAGTTCAAAGCTAGGAGATCTCAAAATACTAAAGAAGTTTCTTGGAGCACTTTGAGAATCTTATACCAAATGTTATAAAATTCCTAGATAGGATTTGGATGGATTAAGGACCTTTATTTGATGAagattaagtattttttttgggataattTTAGATCattcaaggaaaatgaaaagttGATGGAGGAGAGGGAAGAGATTAAAAAGAGAGATGAAAGGAGGAGGAGGGGGGGGAGAAGAGGAATAAATGGGAAGAACACATGGTAGGTTTTACatttttgttggtttctgaACCACTTCAACCAAGCACACATGCCCAATGTGACAAAGGAAGAAGAAGCATCTTGgattattttcatttagtaaatttttttgtttctgataaaaaagaaaacattcttAAAGTGCTAACTGATGAAGGGTGGAAAGCTTACTTCAAGACCAGTTCTTAATTGAATTCTAATTTACTTTCAAGTAGGATAGTtactttgttttctttggtGCAAATTGGTACTGGTTATTGTCTGGAAATATGAATTGATGCTAGTTAAATTTGCATGTGGAACTTTTCCATAatcaatatttaatatttagatgATTGTTAGTCTTGAAAATTTGAACTTACTTTATTATCTATGGGGGAATTTTTGATGCAGATTTACAATCATTACTGGATGCAAAGAAAGATGGATCTGATAAAGGGGGACTATCCCCTAATGCCACCGCATATGCTCCATCTCATGGTTCATCAAAAAGTCAGGAGAATATGGGTTCCCCTGCTGAAGTCTCAGAGGGTCCTGTATCTGCCAGAACCATGGGAGAAACACAATCTGTAAACTCTCGTGGACGACCTAGTAGCTCAACGTCATCTGCTTCAGATTGTGTAGGTGCTACCCCAGCTTCAATTGGTCCCGGTTTGTCACCAAGCTCATCAGTGGGTTCATTATCTTCAGAAAAGTCAACACTGAATCCCCATGCTAAGGTGGGATAGATTTTATCTTTTGTtgtgcttcttttttttttagtttagatgtACTGAACTTAAAGtgcatttttttgttatttgaccaaaaaaatatacatatcacTCTTATAAATATCTATACAAGCACCTATCATTTACTCTTATAATATACTTTTTTGCTAATCTCATTTCcattgtttttttggtttttaacaTTGCTATCAGGAATTCAAACTCAATCCCAATGCAAAGAGTTTCATCCCATCTCAAACACCTGTAAGGCCGCCATCCCCAGTGTCAGATGGTTCATTCTATTTTCCAACTAATGTTCCTGCCATCCCACATATGCATGTGCCTGTGGGGGTTGGGGTAAGTGCAGCAAGACAAACCAATATGTTTTGTTCCTTACTTAGCTTTCCTCAGCTTGAACTTCAAATCTAAGTGCTATCTAAGGTTTTTGATGGGACATTTTGAAAGTTAAAACAATGCTGCACCTTTCGTCGTTTAACTATTTGCTTGTTTGATTGTCATTTTGTCAATGTCAAACCTGTAGGTGAAACTTGCTAATTTGTCATCTTGATTTACTTATAATGGCAATGTCTGATGGATGGTATTATCATCTCTTTTCACATTGATGCTATTTCTGTGAAACtatctctcttcctttttggtTCTATCTGTTGGAAATGAAGTTTGTAGAGAATGTCTCTTATTGTGTTCTAAATTTTGTCCTAGGGTCACCTGTTAATGGAGAGTGTTGCTTATCATGcaacttaatttttctttttcctttttcccctgGAACTCCATGATGGATCTAGGTATGTGAAAGTAAGAACATGGTCTACAATAATTGTCACTGGAGTGGAAGGTGATACCCTCAATAGCCGTTCTATGAAGAAATCTGCCTTTTTTGTAGAGTGGCATTTAATGAAAAGCATAAAagtatttgaatcatttttaagaaaagaaatggtCACTTTTATATAATTCCTCCAATGGGTGATAACATGTTCTCATCTTGATTTTTACTTATATTATGCTGTATGATAttgttaatattttctttattggtGGGTGTGGTTTGTTTGAATCTTAATCCATTGCTGAATTTCATGATGTTCATAGATTGGACACTCATTTTCTGGACACCAGCCTGTCATATTCAATCCACAGGCTGCACCAATTCAATCACCACAAACATATTTCCATCCAAATGGACCTCAAGTAAGTAATTGTTGCTTTAAAACATCCTACTGGAGAGACCCAAGAAATTCTCTTGTAGATATTAACTAATCACATTCATCATATTGCAGTATGGCCAGCAGATGTTTTTTGGACACCCGAGGCAGGTCTTGTACATGCCAGGCTATCCCCCTGTAAGAAAATTGTCAtatctaataattttatattggaTTAGTTGTTCAAAACTTAATATATGTTGCTGTGGATAATCGTACTTTCCATTGAGATGCATGGAAGTTGCTTTTTATGTCTTAATAATCCCCAAGGAATTGGTCGCTTTCTTTAAAAAGTGACACATAAATTTCCATTTGTCAAAATACCAGCTGGTACTTTTTCACATCCTCTTGCCTTCATTAAAATGGTTGAAGATAAACAGTGAGGAGATGCATTTATACCCTACCAAGTGTTAGTGGggtcccctttttttttttctcctcttcttACTGAAATCAGTATCCAAAtgaagtgttagaaaagttgttttttttcacataaatgTTAACAGGTACAATTCTCATGTTCTTAGGCTATACACCTGACTATATTTTGTAAATCCATGGATTGGGAACAGATTTCTGTTTCATTGTTTCCTTTTGTCCTGCAACTCCAGCACCAATTATAAGCAACTGATGCAAATTGAGTTCATTTTCTTGACAGGAAATGCCATACAAAGGAAGAGATTTTTAGTTGGTTGATTGATCATATTCTCAGCAGTGATGCTTGCAAGGAATAAGCTTCTCAGTGGCTGCTTGGAGCAATTTTCCCAGAAAACAAAACCCAGCAGTCCATGACGATCCAGTAGGGTCCCGACCTATCATCAGGAAAAGTTGATTCTGGGATTTAATTTCATGACCCTGTAAACTTTTCGCCCATACCATGACTTGGGATTTCTCAGTTTTCTTGAACATGTACCTTTCATTTAACTGTTTTCATTTCGATAAAGGTAAATCTGAGATTAACTCAGGGACCAAAATTAGTTAGACATTCTCTGATTGATTACTCATCATTTGACCTCCTATGCCCCACCAAATACAAAAAAGGGTTGAGGGGAAATTAAACTCTCTGCTCTGACCAGGTTGTGCCTATTACCTCAATAGTCCATAGCAGAGCAGCCATAGGGGATGGCCTATGTTGTATCTCTTAAGCTTATACTGGATTTACAGAGGCCATGAAAATTTTAGGTTCTTGTttcgcccccccccccccccctaatgAGAGGCATGACTTCCTCAACGGTGCTGGTCTTGTTAGGTTGTTTCAatactcttttttctttaatgcaAAGTAGTATTATTTTCTGTGTGAATCATGTctccattatttttcatttgtgaATTGCCCATGTTAGGGTTTTGGCCTTATTTTTCCAGACAATTAGACTGTCAGAAACACCAAGGCCATTATTCCTCAAACAAAAACATCATCATCGGCTAGGTCCTTTCACCCCATGCCCACTTGATACAGGGGAGGCGATGCTGGTGTAGGAGGCCCAGATGACGCATTGCAGTAGCCTTGCAGTATGTTGCCTTCCTCAGCCGTGAACCCTAGAGAAGTGAGCATGGCGGGCCAGCAGTTGCGGGTGATGATGCTGATCGCCTGGCAACATTCAGGGCCAAGAACAGTCTGGCCGTTGAGGAAGAAGAGGATGATCTCATTTGTGCATTGCCTAATCTCCATGAGGGCGTTCCAGCATTCAACTAATCCTCCACTGGTTTCAAGCCTGGTGGTGAGGTCAAGTCCCGGGTTTGTAGGCAGGTCCCTGGTTGCAGCTGCATTGGCCATGAGCCAGGTGAGTGCCACCAGGAGGAAGAGAGTCTTGAGAGCCATGAGAGAGTTGGAGATGGTAGAGAAGTTGAGGTTGGGAGATACGATTTATAGAGGTGGTGAGGGGAGGGTAGAGGGCTGTCACTAAAGATGCAATTAGTATCGCTATCATGTGGTCTTAATTGTGGGTCTAACCCAAAAGGCAGAGGAGAAAATGACGGGTCTTAATTCTGAGTCTCAACCCCTGAAATGCCTCAAATTTTCGCTTTCCATGCCCTTGGCGCTGGGGGATACGTTTAGAAATGAAACGGCATTGGATaacatatagaaaaaatatggtAGGAAATTTTATGAGACAAATTCCTCTTTTGAAACAAACAATACGAGGACAATATGATGGCACTTAAATGTTTAATTGTTAAAGGGTTGGTTTGGAATACGTTTCATGTAAGACTTAAGTTAGAAGCAGAGCAAAGGCATGATTATTGATAGTAATATTACCCAAACTTTACACTAGTAAAAACATAAACCTAAATactatctaattattaaataaataacaaatgtaactcatttaataattaagtcaTTCTATTTAAGTAAGTTTTGTATAAGTCTATATGATCAATGTCTCGATTAAAcatgtttatgatttaattgatgtttttatttaaaaataaattcaaaatgagtgaaatatgagttaaatagtttaaaattataatcattttaATCAATGTGATTATTAAATGGGTCAATTCATATAAAATTCCTATTATATAGATTaactaaaaaactaatttattataTGGGTTATGCATATTGACATGAATTTGACCTAAatctaattatatttaattcaaactcatgaaaaatatattggaTTTGAATCGTATTTGTGAATTGTATATTCCCTGATCTTTCCCTTCCtctgtgatatatatatatatatatatatatatattaatacgaagcaaaacaaaaatgaaaaaggaatctAGAGACTAGGGCCATTGTGGTCACCCATGATCAAtagcagaagaaaaaaaaaaagaaaaaaaaaaacacatagtAAGAATCAATCGAGTAGTTGATTGTTTAGCTACTTAGTTCGAATAGAGTTTTTTGTAAATGAAATACGAACaagttaaattatttgtaaatgaaACTCAACTATAGTATATTTAAAGGTTACTATTATAATTGAGAATTTAACCCTAGTTAagttttttatgaattaaacttaGTTCCAGTATAGTTCAAATGAATTCTTAACGAGAAAGAAAAGTTAAATTAAAGAGATAAATATGTTATAGGATGAAATGAATAGGAAGATATGATTTTGGAgctaaacaaaataagaagggGTAAAGATGTTCAAAGAGGTTCATTTTTCTCAACATAATTAGAAGGGAggtcatttttataattagcTACTTATTTCGACCCATGTGtgcaaataattttttctctctctctatttttggAGCAAGCCGCGCGCAATCTTATAATCATTTGCCCGTCGGCTCTTATATTCTTTGTAATTTTCTTGCAAACTGTTTGGCTCGTCGGAAAATTGAAATCCCCTAGGTTTCTCCGTTACTTTCGAGAAGAGATGGGCATCGCTGGTCTGCCGAAGAAGGAGGCGAACGTGCTGCGAGGTCACGAGGGAGCAGTCCTCGCCGCTCGTTTTAACGGTGACGGAAACTATTGCCTGAGCTGCGGCAAAGACCGCACCATCCGCCTCTGGAACCCTCACCGTGGAATCCACATCAAAACCTACAAATCACATGGCCGCGAGGTTCGTGATGTTCACGTCGCTCCGTAAGTAACACACTCCTCTGTATCTCCTTCTATTAGGTTACGATTTCACTGAGACAAATGTTTGATTGAAGAATTTGAACAATTTTCGAGATCCGTTGCTGGTGTTATAGGCGTATCTATCATTGAGTGCGTAGATATTTATAGTGATTTGTAGTTGAATATTTATAGTAATTGAGCGGGAAAAGATGTTTTTTATGTCCACATTTGGCTACTTtaatgttttgaaattttgaaagtttgccTTTGTGGTTGAATATGATCATGGATTCGTGTTGCGGCATAGGGTTTTGACGAATAGTTATGTAAAGTCTTGGAGACAATGCAGCTAAATCCCGATGTCTTGGCTTGGAAAAGTGTAATATCTGTTTAGAAGGATAAATTTCCAATGCTTAGGTAGTACCTGGTATCTTAAACTACCTTGTGATTTTATCACCAGTGGTCTTATGCTACCTCAGAACCGAAGCCTTACCCTGCCATTTGTGATGATTTCTAGTTTAATCTGTTGCCCTCTTGAGATGGCAATGAGAGATTGGACCCAAAGGTGTCAGAATCAAGAGGATCCTATTCAGCCTCAGGGGATTTAGAGTTCATTTGACAGTGCTTTTAAAAAACGCTTCTAGCATAAATAGtgcttttgaagaaaaattatgtatttgacaaaatttagaaatcatttttaaaaagttgaaaaattacttgtaaTGCTTCCTGAAGAAGCACTTGTTGGAGATTCTCCCCAAAACACTTTCTAAAGATAggacttctaatttttttttttttgatagataaacgcacagaaatatattaaaaaggggGCATGAAAGGCGACCCagagtatacagggagtatacaagcaTCACCTACAAAAACCGGAAACAAAAAGGACAAACCCTTACcagccctcaacaagaacccaaccagtccacaaaattaaacaaagaaaggGGGCCTTCAACTATGGAAGAATTAGCCCAAGATAAGAGATTACAAATGAaggaatttttcaatctttgaagtGATAGGAcctcattttcaaaaactatcctatttctttccttccataccaTCCAAAATAAGCAAAGAGGAGCTGCCTGCCAAACCTTACTATGCTTCTTATCCTTTAAGGGAGCATGCCAACCTAAAAGAGTGTCTCTAATCGAAAATGGGAGGACCCAATTTTAACACCAAATAAGGAGAACAAGAGATCCCACAAAACCTTCGCCTTAGAACAGTGAATAAGGATGTGATTTATCGTCTCTTCTTCATCACAACACAAGGGGCACCTGTTAGCTAAATTCCAGCCCCTCCTCTTTAGTTGGTCTTGAGTGAGCACCTTcccccaagaagcttcccaagcaaaaaagcccaCCTTGGTAGGAACAAACGTACTCCAAATAATTCTCCATGGAAACGGGACTGCACTGCTGTGGTCAAGAGAATTGAAACAGGATTTTACAGAGAAAATCCCATCTTTCGTCTCATTCCACACCATCCTATCCTCCAAATCAGCATTCAGCCTCTTTCCTTGAATGATCAGAAGGAgtctctccacctcctccacctcccaatcattgaaaggtctaaGGAAGCGGGGATTCCACCCTCCCACTTCCCCCATTGAGTCCCAACAGTCCGCAACCCTCGCGTCTTTAGAAACCGCTAAATCAAACAAGGAGGGGTAGGCCTCACAAAGAGGAGTGTTCCCGCACCAAGTATCTTTCCAAAGCCTCACCCTTTTACCATTCCCCACCGAAAAAGAAACATTGTTGAGCAACAACAACCCTTCCTTGCTGATTTCTTTCCAGAGCCCCACCCCAAAGCCCTCCCTACCCCCGCAAGTGCTCCAACCTCCTCTAACAACCCCAAACTTCGTGCCAATTATAAGCTTCCAATAGGAATCACTTTCAACCGCAAAccgccaactccatttgcacaaaAGGGCCCTATTGAGAGTAGTGAGGTCTCTAATCCCCAACCCACCCTTCTTTTTATGAGAACAAACAATACCCCATTTTATTAGGTGGGGCTTCTTCTCCAACgctccccctccccaaaggaaatccctttgaattttctcaagtctTAATTTAACCACTCTTGGCATACGCATTAAAGACATGAGGTAGGTTGGCATACTCGCCAAAGTGCTCCGAATGAGAGTGATTCTTCCACCCTTGGAAATGAATTGCCTCTTCCATAAGGCAAGTCTCTTGCGCATCCTCTCTTCCATTCCGTCCCAAACCATCACCGACTTATGCGAAGCACCCAAAGGGAGCCCCAAATAGGTAGAAGGGAGAGATCCCACTTTGCAGCCCAGTTCAACAGCTAGTAATTCAGCGTTCTCCACTCTACCCACCGGCAAAATTTCACTTTTGTTCAGATTAATACGCAATCCAGAGGTGGCTTCAAACCACAAGAGTAACCAACTTAAAAAAGCCAATTGCTCTTAGGAATCCTCGCAGAAGACAAGCGTATCATCAACGAACAGCAGGTGTGAAACTTGAATTCCTGCTCCTTCCCTTCCCCTTATCCTGCAGCCTGAAAGATAACCCTCTCTCACTGCCCTATTAATGAGGCTAGTCAAAGCCTCCATTCCTAAAACAAAAAGGTAAGGGGATAGGGGGTCCCCTTGCCTTAACCCCCTAGTGCTTCGGAAAAAACTGGTTGGAGAGCCGTTGATCAGAACAGAAAACGACGTAGTGGATAAACACCATTTGATCCACCCaacccatttctccccaaagcccattttttgcatCATTGACAGCAAAAAATCCCAATTGATATGATCGTAGGCCTTCTCTAAATCCAATTTACATAGAACCCCACTTTCCTTCCTTTTCAGCAAGGAGTCTATGACCTCATTGGCTATTAACGCTGCATCAAGAATCTGTCTACCTTCAACAAATGCATTTTGGGTAGTAGACACCACTTTTCCCACAACCTTTTTCAATCTATTGGCTAAGACCTTTGCAAGCAGCTTGTAGAGGCTTCCCACCAAGCTGATGGGTTTAAAATCGGTCAAGTCTTCAGCCCCGCCCTTTTTTGGGATTAAGACAAGAAAGGTGGTGTTCAGACTTCGGACAAACTTTCCCCTCTCAAAGAAATCTTTGAAAAATCCCATAATCTCGTCTTTGACGAAGTCCCAGCAAAAGTGCCAGAAAGCTAGGGTAAACCCATCCAGGCCaggggctttgtccccattcaaCTCTGAAAGAGCCAGGAAAACCTCCTCCACAGTGAACATTAGCTCCAGCCTAGCTGCCTCCTCTGCCCCAATGCTATCAAACTCAAGATTGTTCACACTAGGGCGCCAGCCACTTGGATCCGATAAAAGAGACTGAAAGGCCCTCACCACTCCCCTTTGAATATCCTGCTCTTCTGACAGCCAGGTGCCattgactttaatttttttcaggCAATTCTTCCTTCTGTTAGAATTTGCCATCTTGTGAAAAAATCCCGTGTTCTTGTCACCTTCCTTCAGCCAAATCTGTCTTGACTTTTGTCTCCACGAAATCTCCTCCATAAGCACCCATTTCTTGAAATCCTCCTTAGCCTCCTTTCTCGCTTCTAACTCCCAGTCATTTAAAACTCTTAGCCGCTCCTGATTATCCCAATAAGACACCTTGTCCAAAGCCAGCCTCTTGTTCACTCCAACTTTGCCGAAAACTTCCGAATTCCActccttcaacttaatttttaaagccTTTAATTTTTCTGTCAGGATAAAACTATAGGACCCACTATAATTGAAACCTTGCCACCAGCCTTTTAACAGATCCTTAAACCCGTCCTCCtttaaccacatattctcaaatcgaAACGGAGTTG from Vitis vinifera cultivar Pinot Noir 40024 chromosome 9, ASM3070453v1 includes these protein-coding regions:
- the LOC100260034 gene encoding egg cell-secreted protein 1.4, whose amino-acid sequence is MALKTLFLLVALTWLMANAAATRDLPTNPGLDLTTRLETSGGLVECWNALMEIRQCTNEIILFFLNGQTVLGPECCQAISIITRNCWPAMLTSLGFTAEEGNILQGYCNASSGPPTPASPPLYQVGMG